From Daphnia pulicaria isolate SC F1-1A chromosome 4, SC_F0-13Bv2, whole genome shotgun sequence, one genomic window encodes:
- the LOC124337157 gene encoding superoxide dismutase [Cu-Zn] 2-like, protein MKRIVSSLLVVVMIAGQLTESAVLSGKGKGKERVMHDGPKVLIKSTALQHANIVSRQKNSDLHEIYLAPYRYIEKEVKAVATFMEAAYFNNSGAVQGVVVLTQEAAAKGVTMKGSVRGLTPGKHGIRIHEFGDIRDHCRADRTGPHYNPYKIKTPESNIFVKEDGTSDFVLTDKTLSLAGGRSIIGRSIVIDQEPDDLFTREGRASTTRRAVLCGVIGRAD, encoded by the exons atgaaacgaatTGTGTCGTCGTTGTTGGTCGTCGTGATGATTGCCGGCCAGTTGACAGAGTCGGCCGTCTTGTCCGGCAAGGGCAAAGGCAAAGAGCGGGTCATGCACGACGGACCTAAAGTGCTAATCAAAAGCACGGCCCTCCAGCACGCCAACATCGTGAGTCGGCAGAAGAACAGCGACCTTCACGAAATCTACTTGGCTCCTTACCGCTAC ATCGAGAAGGAAGTTAAAGCGGTGGCGACGTTCATGGAAGCGGCTTATTTCAACAACAGCGGCGCCGTCCAGGGCGTCGTCGTTCTGACGCAAGAA gCGGCAGCTAAAGGCGTCACGATGAAAGGTAGCGTCCGCGGATTAACGCCGGGCAAGCACGGCATCCGCATTCACGAATTCGGAGACATCCGTGACCACTGCCGGGCCGACAGGACCGGGCCGCATTACAATCCTTACAAG ATCAAGACGCCGGAATCCAACATTTTCGTGAAAGAAGACGGGACGTCCGATTTCGTGTTGACGGACAAGACCTTGTCGCTGGCAGGTGGGCGGTCCATCATCGGTCGATCCATCGTCATCGATCAAGAACCCGACGATTTATTCACGCGGGAAGGGCGGGCCAGCACTACCCGACGAGCCGTTTTGTGCGGCGTCATCGGTCGTGccgattga